From the genome of Candidatus Omnitrophota bacterium:
AAATTTCGCCGCATCGACGGCGACGGATTGCAATTGCGGAGCGAAAGGCGCGGCCAATAAGCACCATAATCCAGCATCGCCTACGCCCGCCAGATGAATCTTTTCCACTTCGAAGCGCGAATCCAGATAGGCCAGCGAGGTTAAAATATCCTGCGCCCACAAGGCGGTTTCGGTTTGGTTATAAGTGAGGAACATGCTGACGTTTTCGTCGCGCACCGCTTTTTGGAAAGGCGAATCGTACTCTCCGGTCATGAAGACGTCCGGTAAAAACACTTCTTGGCCGCTGTCCAACAACGATTGGAGCAACGTTCCCGGAGCGCCCGTTTGCGGATCGATGAACGCGGATTTCCCCTTTTCATGCACCAGGACGGTTCCTTGCGCCGACTCCGAGGGCTGCTTGGGGATGAACAACTCGCCGGGAATTTGGTCGCCGGCGCCTTTGCGGCCAAGGATGATTTTTTCCACGTCGAAGGCGGATTGTTTCACGTAACCTACCCGCTCGATCGATAAATCGCTGCGGCTGGGAAACGAAATCGACAATACATGTTGCAGCGACGTATGGAAGCGGCGGCGCATGGCTTGGAGTTTGAACTCGTTATCGGGAAAGACTTCTTGCAGCTGATTTTCCGATTGTTCTTTAAAATAATCCACGAGTTGCTGAAGGTTTTTCGCATTGGAGGGAAGATCGCCGGAAAAGACGCGCAAGTCATCGTCTTTTTCTACGGTAAAATCTTGCTCCTTGAATTTGGAAGCGTCTTTTTCTCCTAATACCCAGTCGCCGAAAGCGGCGTAGACGGCTTCCCGGCTGAGACGGTTGTAATTGTGATCCGCGTCGATCTGGATAGTACGCACTTTGTCCTCCGCGCCGAAGAGAGCGTAGATGGAGCGAATGGCGGGGTACTCCACGCGCAGGGTCTCGTTGGTCCAATCGCCGGTGCAAGAGACCATCATCAAGGGGCGCGGAGCCATCATGGCGCCGTACTCGACGTTATTAGCTGCGACGCGAAGGTTGGGGGCGTTCTCGCAGATGCAGCCGCCTTGATAATGGGCGGAAAGCATATTGACGGGCGCGGCGGCTTTGATGCGGCGATCGACGGCCATGAGCGTATAGGTCTGCGTGCCGCCGCCGGAAGCGCCGGTGCAGGCGATGCGTTCCCGATCCACATCGGGCAGGGATTCGAGAAAATCGACGGCGCGGACGCTGTTCCAGAACTGCAAGCCGTGGGCGGAGAGTCCCCAAAGCCATTCCGCCGGGCCGCCCCAGCGATGTTCGATCTGTTTGCTATCCACGTAACCCACCATGTCGATGGCGAAACAGACGTATCCCTGCTTGGCGAAATTGATGCAGCGGCCGGGAATGGAGTTATTGTCCGTATTAACTAAACGCCCTTGTTCCCAATGGCCGTGAGGGCAAAGAACGGCGGGAAAGGGGCCTGGCTTCCCTTTGGGACGATAGAGATTGCCGGTGGCGTAGAAGCCGGGGAAACTTTCGAAATATACTTTTTCCACCGTGTAATCGTCGCGCTCAATGCGGCCGAAGATATTTGCGTTTAATGGCGTTTTTTGCGGTTGGGGAAAAGCGCCCATGCTGACAAAAATATGATCGTTCAGAGATTGTTTTCTTTCCAGCCATTTTTCTCGATTTTGGCCGTAATCGGGAAAAGGATAGAAATCTTCAATTCTTCTTACCGGCTTAAGGCGCCGGTCATTTACGGCTCCATCGGATTTCGGGAAAATTTTGGCGCAATCGAAATAGCGTTCCGGATTCCAATCCGCCGTTTTCGACACTGCCAGCCAGCCCACGGTTTTCTGAGCCAATACGCGGCCGTTCAGGTTGGAATAGACGCGCAGAAAGAGGTTTTGCGGTTTTTCAATAGATATCGTTCCGGCATTTTTCCAGGAATAGGCGCCTTCCTGGGCTTTATCCTTGGGTGGAATGTGGAATATTTTATCCCCGATCAGGATATCAATGGATACTGCATCTTTTGACCATGCCCAAATGGCGTAATCTCCCGCTTGCGCTTGGGGCAAGTTAGCGACGGCGTTCAATGATTGGTTGTCGAGAAGGATGACGTCGCCTTCGCTATAAGCCCCATAAGGAAGAGCCATGAGTCCTAAAACGAAAAGAATGGCGAATCGGGAGTTAAAATGGTGGGCTACGCTTCGCTTTGAGCCCACCCTACAAGTCGCTCTAAATGGAAGAACCATGATTGCTAAAA
Proteins encoded in this window:
- a CDS encoding acetylxylan esterase, which codes for MGSKRSVAHHFNSRFAILFVLGLMALPYGAYSEGDVILLDNQSLNAVANLPQAQAGDYAIWAWSKDAVSIDILIGDKIFHIPPKDKAQEGAYSWKNAGTISIEKPQNLFLRVYSNLNGRVLAQKTVGWLAVSKTADWNPERYFDCAKIFPKSDGAVNDRRLKPVRRIEDFYPFPDYGQNREKWLERKQSLNDHIFVSMGAFPQPQKTPLNANIFGRIERDDYTVEKVYFESFPGFYATGNLYRPKGKPGPFPAVLCPHGHWEQGRLVNTDNNSIPGRCINFAKQGYVCFAIDMVGYVDSKQIEHRWGGPAEWLWGLSAHGLQFWNSVRAVDFLESLPDVDRERIACTGASGGGTQTYTLMAVDRRIKAAAPVNMLSAHYQGGCICENAPNLRVAANNVEYGAMMAPRPLMMVSCTGDWTNETLRVEYPAIRSIYALFGAEDKVRTIQIDADHNYNRLSREAVYAAFGDWVLGEKDASKFKEQDFTVEKDDDLRVFSGDLPSNAKNLQQLVDYFKEQSENQLQEVFPDNEFKLQAMRRRFHTSLQHVLSISFPSRSDLSIERVGYVKQSAFDVEKIILGRKGAGDQIPGELFIPKQPSESAQGTVLVHEKGKSAFIDPQTGAPGTLLQSLLDSGQEVFLPDVFMTGEYDSPFQKAVRDENVSMFLTYNQTETALWAQDILTSLAYLDSRFEVEKIHLAGVGDAGLWCLLAAPFAPQLQSVAVDAAKFISGEDEPFLQRLFVPGLRRAGDVRAAQALLAPIPLLIYNTGDVFSMEWAKQSYRAALSPDSLLVMKESAAPEKIASWLNEAK